A region from the Branchiostoma lanceolatum isolate klBraLanc5 chromosome 2, klBraLanc5.hap2, whole genome shotgun sequence genome encodes:
- the LOC136426792 gene encoding ankyrin repeat domain-containing protein 24-like isoform X2, with the protein MQACERGNTDVVELLVRKGAKVDPQDVLGQTATDYAKSAGHTGLISVLEMAPSTATWDIDDGEEETSVAPGEVDYVAAFDVCNMLL; encoded by the exons ATGCAGGCGTGTGAGCGCGGGAACACAGACGTGGTGGAGCTGCTGGTGCGGAAGGGGGCAAAGGTCGACCCGCAGGACGTGCTCGGGCAGACCGCGACGGACTACGCCAAGTCGGCCGGGCACACCGGGCTCATCTCTGTACTGGAGATGGCGCCTTCCACGGCGACCTGGGACATAGATG atggAGAGGAGGAGACCTCAGTAGCCCCAGGAGAGGTGGACTACGTCGCTGCCTTCGATGTCTGtaacatgttgttgtga
- the LOC136426791 gene encoding ankycorbin-like, with product MKSLRAKFRKSEPQEWGKHDERLWQAVEQEDGEKFLAELGKKASPSKMGPEGTSVFHLAASQGQLECLDVIVAHGIDVMLTDTFGRTAVHSAARGGSAECVERLLQNKVPVSSEDTDGMSPLHHAAIGGHISAALVLLQYQAPINAQDKEGKTPLMHAASLGHVNMVKLLVDQGADMNAQDGVTNR from the exons ATGAAGAGCCTCCGAGCAAAGTTCAGGAAAAGTGAG cCCCAGGAGTGGGGTAAGCACGATGAGCGCCTGTGGCAGGCTGTGGAACAGGAGGATGGAGAGAAGTTTCTGGCTGAGCTGGGGAAGAAAGCCTCGCCCTCCAAGATGGGACCAGAGGGGACGTCAGT GTTCCACCTCGCTGCCTCCCAGGGCCAGTTGGAGTGTCTGGACGTCATAGTGGCTCATGGGATAGACGTCATGCTGACAGACACCTTCG GGAGGACTGCAGTTCACTCTGCAGCCAGAGGGGGCAGCGCTGAGTGTGTAGAGCGATTACTGCAG AACAAGGTTCCAGTGTCCAGTGAGGATACAGATGGAATGAGCCCTCTGCACCATGCAG CTATAGGAGGCCACATCTCAGCAGCCCTTGTGCTGCTACAGTACCAGGCTCCCATCAATGCTCAGGACAAG GAGGGTAAGACTCCCCTGATGCATGCGGCCAGTCTGGGACATGTGAACATGGTGAAGCTTCTGGTGGACCAGGGGGCAGACATGAATGCACAGGACGGAGTTACGAACAGGTGA
- the LOC136426792 gene encoding ankycorbin-like isoform X1 encodes MQACERGNTDVVELLVRKGAKVDPQDVLGQTATDYAKSAGHTGLISVLEMAPSTATWDIDDGEEETPVAPGEVDYVADFDASDESRPSSPRRASTSPLKQEVSLPVPSVLCSFSFPL; translated from the exons ATGCAGGCGTGTGAGCGCGGGAACACAGACGTGGTGGAGCTGCTGGTGCGGAAGGGGGCAAAGGTCGACCCGCAGGACGTGCTCGGGCAGACCGCGACGGACTACGCCAAGTCGGCCGGGCACACCGGGCTCATCTCTGTACTGGAGATGGCGCCTTCCACGGCGACCTGGGACATAGATG atggAGAGGAGGAGACCCCAGTAGCCCCAGGAGAGGTGGACTACGTCGCTGACTTTGATGCGTCGGACGAGTCTCGTCCCTCCAGCCCACGGAGGGCCTCCACATCACCTTTAAAACAAGAGGTGAGTTTGCCCGTCCCTTCAGTTCTTTGTTCGTTCTCTTttcccttgtag